The Neobacillus sp. PS3-34 genome has a window encoding:
- a CDS encoding class I SAM-dependent methyltransferase produces the protein MLEMAAENKETRLYSEENFGWTELTPNHRIDLRHPSNDDIDQFINANLVNDWSLLSWKDVGKPYEVKTVAKSKRDWELDNGEMSVKTSWEFFNRSFHEWFVKDIPGELNASKKELKKYLSRFQIGDVKKALGETVRLSLWNYAHRIEDGVWDPRGKRALFKGLDIEKPRILFLGAAEGYEAMQLYAMYPEGEVVLVDYDDFCRTDRFGLFPESYPFLGTNPATNQPRVWYKDQMNIHYVVDDIRNLPFGKEFDIVLSVGLLEHFPDEYKHEVMDWHRKFLKPGGYAIMTTPRHQMKSRLFYTIMADVMNHTYRELMDIRQMGLYVYEGGFDILRHGFIKVHNGIVARQR, from the coding sequence ATGCTCGAGATGGCAGCAGAAAACAAGGAAACTAGGTTATATAGTGAAGAGAACTTTGGGTGGACCGAATTGACGCCGAACCACCGTATCGACTTAAGGCATCCGTCCAATGATGATATTGACCAGTTTATCAATGCAAATCTGGTCAACGATTGGTCACTGCTCTCCTGGAAGGATGTTGGCAAACCGTATGAAGTGAAAACGGTAGCTAAATCGAAACGTGACTGGGAATTGGACAATGGTGAAATGTCGGTTAAAACCTCTTGGGAATTTTTCAACCGTTCCTTTCATGAATGGTTTGTGAAGGATATTCCCGGAGAGTTAAATGCCTCGAAAAAGGAATTGAAAAAATATTTATCCAGATTTCAAATTGGCGACGTGAAGAAAGCGTTAGGGGAAACTGTTCGCCTGTCACTTTGGAATTATGCACACCGGATTGAAGACGGGGTTTGGGATCCGCGTGGTAAAAGGGCACTTTTTAAAGGATTGGATATCGAGAAACCAAGGATTCTCTTTTTAGGAGCAGCCGAGGGCTATGAAGCGATGCAGCTTTATGCGATGTATCCGGAAGGAGAGGTTGTCCTCGTAGATTATGATGACTTTTGCAGGACGGACCGATTTGGATTATTTCCGGAGAGCTATCCTTTCCTTGGGACAAATCCGGCAACCAATCAGCCTCGTGTTTGGTATAAGGACCAGATGAATATTCATTATGTGGTGGACGATATAAGAAATCTTCCTTTCGGCAAGGAGTTTGATATTGTCCTGAGTGTAGGGCTGCTGGAGCACTTTCCTGATGAATACAAGCATGAGGTCATGGACTGGCATAGAAAATTTTTAAAGCCGGGCGGCTATGCAATCATGACGACGCCAAGACATCAGATGAAATCGAGACTCTTCTACACCATAATGGCTGATGTCATGAACCATACGTACAGGGAATTGATGGATATCCGGCAAATGGGGCTTTATGTATACGAAGGGGGATTTGATATCCTCAGGCACGGTTTTATAAAAGTCCATAACGGAATCGTCGCAAGACAAAGATAA
- a CDS encoding cupin domain-containing protein, translating into MKQTDAVTFFFEDDGSIPNNPSLPVLFYKGAMKGNEDKMEETFNHHHWLNSWTNGIFDYHHFHSNAHEVLGVISGHATVRLGGRNGQDLKVDKGDVILLPAGTGHKRIEASDDFKVCGAYPEGMEPDIRTGKKEEHSDVVENIKEVPLPLLDPVFGENGPVKEIWIKTNN; encoded by the coding sequence ATGAAACAGACAGATGCAGTGACCTTTTTTTTCGAAGACGACGGCAGCATTCCTAACAACCCCAGCTTGCCAGTTCTTTTTTATAAAGGGGCAATGAAAGGAAACGAAGATAAAATGGAGGAAACGTTTAATCATCATCATTGGCTGAACAGCTGGACGAATGGGATTTTTGATTATCACCATTTTCATAGCAACGCACATGAGGTTCTAGGCGTGATTAGCGGCCATGCAACTGTTCGCCTAGGTGGGAGAAACGGACAGGATTTAAAAGTAGACAAGGGTGATGTCATTCTTCTACCTGCCGGAACAGGGCATAAAAGAATTGAAGCAAGCGATGATTTTAAGGTTTGCGGCGCGTACCCTGAAGGAATGGAGCCAGATATTAGGACAGGCAAAAAAGAAGAGCATTCCGATGTTGTAGAAAATATCAAAGAAGTTCCACTGCCCTTACTCGATCCGGTTTTTGGAGAGAATGGCCCTGTTAAAGAAATTTGGATAAAGACGAATAATTAA
- a CDS encoding ABC transporter ATP-binding protein produces MKIITGIIDADSGNVNVLGSDIRKAADAIRRQVGYVPQEITLYDKISAYNNLVFFGEMYGVKGKQLKERIAEVLQQVGLSERAKDPIHTYSGGMKRRINIAAALLHQPKVVILDEPTVGIDPQSRNHIFDIIRQLRNSGVTIIYSTHYMEEVEALCDDIAIIDNGKVIVQGNLDELLSRYATKAVYLELQEGQKPPIMEGIKKVTEYKKGWLLESDNVLDSIELVSKKIREEGLQARALEMMRPSLESVFLSLTGTSLRD; encoded by the coding sequence ATGAAAATCATTACCGGCATCATTGATGCAGATTCGGGTAACGTGAATGTTTTGGGAAGTGATATTAGGAAAGCTGCGGATGCCATAAGGCGCCAAGTGGGCTATGTTCCGCAGGAAATTACCTTGTATGATAAAATTTCCGCGTATAATAATCTGGTTTTCTTTGGAGAAATGTACGGTGTAAAAGGCAAGCAGCTGAAGGAAAGGATTGCGGAGGTATTACAGCAGGTCGGCCTGAGTGAACGGGCAAAGGATCCGATCCATACTTATTCAGGCGGTATGAAGCGGCGCATTAATATTGCGGCGGCACTCCTCCATCAACCCAAGGTCGTCATTCTTGATGAACCAACAGTAGGGATTGACCCTCAGTCGAGAAATCATATTTTCGATATCATTCGCCAGCTGCGAAATAGCGGCGTAACGATCATTTATTCTACTCATTATATGGAAGAAGTAGAAGCGCTTTGTGACGATATTGCGATCATTGATAATGGAAAAGTAATTGTACAAGGCAATCTGGATGAGCTCCTTTCCCGATACGCGACGAAGGCCGTGTATCTTGAACTTCAGGAAGGTCAAAAGCCTCCTATTATGGAAGGAATCAAAAAGGTTACAGAATACAAAAAAGGCTGGCTGCTGGAATCGGATAATGTTTTGGATTCTATTGAACTTGTATCTAAAAAAATCAGGGAAGAAGGACTGCAGGCAAGGGCGCTAGAAATGATGCGCCCATCACTTGAGAGTGTCTTCCTGTCCTTAACCGGAACATCCCTGCGCGATTAA
- a CDS encoding ABC transporter permease, giving the protein MIKSIIRKEIQVVLKEKGTFFWLFLLPIFFIVMFASIFGNAKDTISIRYFDQDHSSMSAGLVKQLKNIPGFELTQDRSLSLKKQIDKIKNGKSTSLLVIPKGYGDKTSAGEQAEIQLYRDAAEDTSVAPIKALLENFSAGSREMKIKQTLISLGQDDNQVKKALTPPLLVKDIKENASKLNMVSQVVPGYTVMFVFFIMITMIRNFLKDKESGMLSRLRSTPMKSFHYLIGMWVPNILVVLTQSAVLLIFGKVVYDLHLGDPLSIILIVVSLAICGTGLGLLLSVLVKSENQGVAFVQIITMGGAVVGGLWFPYDFLPTFAQVIGKFTPQYWAQQGLQDVMIRGAHIGGIWPTILILMAFGLVGLVFASLRFKKFFNSGIS; this is encoded by the coding sequence ATGATTAAAAGTATTATCAGGAAAGAAATTCAGGTGGTTTTAAAGGAAAAAGGAACTTTTTTCTGGCTGTTTTTACTGCCAATCTTTTTTATCGTTATGTTTGCATCTATCTTTGGAAATGCAAAAGATACAATTTCCATTCGATATTTCGACCAGGATCATTCCTCCATGTCTGCTGGTTTGGTAAAACAGCTCAAGAATATTCCGGGCTTTGAATTGACACAGGATCGTTCTCTTTCTTTGAAAAAACAAATCGATAAAATTAAAAATGGAAAGTCTACATCTCTTCTCGTTATCCCAAAGGGTTATGGGGATAAAACGTCAGCAGGAGAACAGGCTGAAATTCAGCTTTACCGTGACGCAGCGGAAGATACGTCTGTTGCTCCGATCAAAGCATTGCTCGAGAACTTTTCAGCAGGTTCCAGAGAAATGAAAATCAAGCAGACGCTGATTTCCCTAGGGCAGGATGATAACCAGGTGAAAAAAGCATTAACACCACCTTTGTTAGTAAAGGATATTAAGGAAAATGCCTCGAAACTAAACATGGTATCCCAGGTAGTCCCGGGTTACACGGTTATGTTTGTCTTTTTTATCATGATTACGATGATCCGTAACTTTTTAAAGGATAAGGAATCAGGGATGCTTTCAAGGCTGCGCAGCACACCGATGAAATCCTTCCATTACTTGATCGGAATGTGGGTGCCAAATATTCTGGTCGTTCTCACTCAATCTGCTGTTTTGCTCATCTTTGGTAAGGTTGTCTATGATTTGCATCTTGGTGATCCCCTATCAATTATTCTGATTGTCGTAAGCCTGGCGATATGCGGAACAGGTCTTGGGCTACTGCTTTCAGTCCTGGTTAAAAGTGAAAATCAAGGTGTCGCGTTTGTCCAGATTATCACCATGGGCGGGGCGGTTGTAGGTGGGTTATGGTTTCCGTATGATTTCCTGCCAACCTTTGCACAGGTAATCGGGAAATTTACGCCACAATACTGGGCGCAGCAAGGGCTGCAGGATGTCATGATCCGAGGTGCGCACATAGGAGGCATCTGGCCTACCATCCTCATTTTAATGGCATTTGGACTTGTCGGACTCGTATTCGCTTCACTAAGGTTTAAAAAGTTTTTTAATTCAGGAATAAGCTAA
- the dltD gene encoding D-alanyl-lipoteichoic acid biosynthesis protein DltD: protein MKKPLFAPLILAFSVLLILVLIPNKWIEKLIPHDRVSQAATELNPFMFQGKYVQSKMLENQHFLPIFGSSELARLDRFHPANYFQVNKEGVTPFLVGRGGTESLIHFLNLAEHKDQLRGKKLVFVLSPQWFQPGGADESHFAPNFSSLQGYDFAFNNEINPVMKKKAIKRLLKFKAVSADPMLTALYDAEISNDPFAKRKAQVIKPFALMYRNLLVKKDLYYTLAGGLHRHRDISTKVKAKSWNQLEQLADQLGQKESRTNKFMIIDSQYRKLEKRIPELQNTKEGATYGRSVEYQDFQLILDLLHESGAKALFISVPVNGKWYDYVGFPKEGRKAYYTRIRQQIQKSGFSVADFSNHEYDPYFMKDTIHIGWKGWVYTDKAIEDFYEGKYKKSVSAMVKPQKNMVYTTRDAEF from the coding sequence ATGAAGAAACCGTTATTCGCACCGCTAATCCTGGCGTTTTCCGTGTTATTGATTTTGGTGCTAATACCGAATAAATGGATTGAAAAGCTTATTCCTCATGACCGAGTCAGCCAGGCAGCAACCGAATTGAATCCTTTTATGTTCCAGGGAAAGTATGTACAAAGCAAAATGCTTGAAAACCAGCATTTCCTCCCTATCTTTGGTTCTTCGGAGCTTGCCAGACTTGACCGGTTCCATCCGGCTAATTATTTTCAGGTTAATAAAGAAGGAGTTACTCCCTTCTTAGTCGGACGCGGAGGGACCGAATCGCTTATCCATTTCTTAAATTTGGCCGAGCATAAAGATCAGCTAAGGGGTAAAAAACTGGTATTTGTTCTCTCTCCGCAGTGGTTTCAACCAGGAGGCGCAGATGAATCCCATTTCGCTCCGAATTTCTCTTCCCTGCAGGGTTATGATTTTGCTTTTAATAACGAAATCAATCCTGTAATGAAGAAAAAAGCCATTAAGCGTCTGCTCAAGTTCAAGGCCGTTTCGGCGGATCCGATGCTGACAGCACTGTATGATGCGGAAATATCGAATGACCCTTTTGCAAAACGGAAGGCACAGGTTATTAAACCATTTGCACTTATGTATAGGAATCTGCTGGTAAAAAAGGATTTGTATTATACACTTGCCGGCGGCTTGCATCGCCATCGCGATATTAGCACCAAGGTAAAGGCTAAATCATGGAACCAATTGGAGCAGCTCGCAGACCAACTGGGGCAAAAGGAATCCCGAACAAATAAGTTTATGATTATCGATTCACAATACCGAAAGCTGGAAAAGCGTATACCTGAGTTGCAGAATACGAAAGAGGGCGCGACATACGGCCGTTCAGTAGAATATCAGGATTTTCAGCTCATCCTTGATTTGCTGCACGAATCAGGTGCCAAAGCGCTGTTCATTTCTGTTCCTGTGAACGGGAAGTGGTACGATTATGTCGGCTTCCCGAAAGAAGGCAGAAAAGCTTATTACACTAGAATCAGACAACAAATTCAAAAATCCGGATTCTCTGTAGCTGATTTTTCAAACCACGAATACGATCCGTATTTCATGAAGGACACCATCCACATCGGCTGGAAGGGCTGGGTCTATACAGACAAAGCCATCGAAGATTTTTATGAAGGGAAATACAAAAAAAGTGTCAGTGCCATGGTTAAACCTCAAAAAAATATGGTTTATACGACAAGAGACGCAGAATTTTAA
- a CDS encoding CsbD family protein — MNKDQSKGVLDQVKGDLKEGYGKLTDNESLEAEGKADKAKGTVREKYGDVKEKVSGGFNDAVDKH; from the coding sequence ATGAATAAAGATCAATCAAAAGGTGTATTGGATCAAGTTAAAGGTGATTTGAAAGAAGGCTACGGTAAACTTACCGATAACGAATCTCTCGAAGCAGAAGGTAAAGCCGATAAGGCAAAAGGTACAGTACGTGAAAAATATGGCGATGTAAAGGAAAAAGTGTCTGGTGGATTTAACGACGCTGTCGATAAACATTAA
- a CDS encoding DHHA1 domain-containing protein → MKDKLYYQDAYMQEFTSKIIKQDQDDSGKWYVVLKETAFYPTGGGQPHDTGTLNGIPVENVEALEGEIRHFIQGPLKDANGDVAGRIDWERRFDHMQQHSGQHILSAALESLFDFKTVSFHLGQEFLTIDLDVEELTEEHAWKAEDLANQIILENRPIETKWISADELANYPLRKKIAVSDNIRLVIIPEFDYNGCGGTHPSATGQVASLKILDWEKQKKKIRLRFVCGNRVRKQLFQKHKILTELSPLLNAPEEGMSESVQRLLQNVKSLEKELESSKEELLKHEAIGLVNQSQNSLVSKVFRDRSMQELQKLARTIIPFNEKLNVILVSETDNKLQIVCARGNGSIINMKEIAASVFPLINGKGGGNDSFAQGGGEAAMSGEELLQVLIGKIVL, encoded by the coding sequence ATGAAAGATAAATTATATTATCAAGATGCTTATATGCAGGAATTCACCTCGAAAATTATCAAACAGGACCAGGATGATTCAGGGAAATGGTACGTCGTTTTAAAAGAAACCGCGTTTTACCCGACAGGCGGAGGGCAGCCGCATGATACAGGAACATTAAATGGCATTCCGGTGGAGAATGTGGAGGCACTCGAGGGAGAAATCCGTCATTTCATACAGGGACCACTAAAAGATGCAAATGGGGATGTAGCAGGTAGAATCGATTGGGAGAGGCGCTTTGACCATATGCAGCAGCATTCGGGGCAGCATATCCTTTCCGCTGCGCTTGAATCCTTATTTGATTTCAAAACCGTGAGCTTCCATTTGGGACAAGAGTTTCTTACCATTGATCTGGATGTGGAAGAACTGACAGAGGAACATGCTTGGAAGGCGGAAGATTTGGCAAATCAAATCATTCTTGAGAATAGGCCGATTGAAACCAAATGGATAAGTGCAGACGAGCTTGCCAATTACCCGCTTAGAAAAAAAATCGCGGTTTCAGACAATATCAGGCTCGTTATCATCCCTGAGTTTGACTATAATGGCTGCGGCGGAACACATCCGTCAGCGACAGGTCAAGTTGCCTCGCTCAAAATTCTTGACTGGGAAAAGCAAAAAAAGAAAATCAGATTGCGTTTTGTATGTGGAAATCGTGTTAGGAAACAGCTTTTTCAAAAACATAAGATCCTGACTGAGTTAAGTCCTCTTCTGAATGCACCTGAAGAGGGGATGAGTGAGTCTGTACAGCGGCTGCTGCAAAATGTTAAATCACTAGAAAAGGAATTGGAATCCTCAAAAGAAGAACTCCTTAAACATGAAGCCATTGGCTTAGTAAATCAAAGCCAAAATAGCCTGGTATCAAAGGTTTTTAGGGACAGGTCAATGCAGGAACTGCAAAAGCTGGCCCGGACAATAATCCCTTTTAACGAAAAGCTAAATGTAATCCTTGTTTCTGAAACGGACAATAAGCTTCAAATTGTCTGTGCAAGAGGAAATGGATCAATTATTAATATGAAGGAAATTGCGGCGTCGGTATTTCCCCTGATTAATGGAAAGGGTGGCGGAAATGATTCCTTTGCCCAGGGCGGCGGCGAAGCAGCTATGTCTGGAGAGGAATTACTGCAAGTGTTAATAGGTAAAATTGTTTTATAA
- a CDS encoding M15 family metallopeptidase — protein MKLTRLGKWVFASIIILIPVLLYLNSTENERLKKVPMPTGLDKNVAEKADLLVSEAARKGIRVVITDEFRSADAQDRLFAKGRTEPGDVVTHARGGESYHNYGLAIDFAIASRESGNLLWDMDYDGNGNSRSDWKEVVAIAKTLGFEWGGDWKQFKDYPHLQMTYGLTINDLQTGLRPSINGQPTQVSMRNKIYKFFRNIASI, from the coding sequence GTGAAATTGACGAGATTGGGAAAATGGGTGTTTGCTTCAATCATTATTCTTATTCCTGTACTCTTATACTTAAATTCTACAGAAAATGAAAGACTTAAAAAGGTTCCGATGCCGACAGGCTTGGATAAAAATGTTGCTGAAAAAGCGGATCTGCTAGTCAGCGAAGCTGCTCGAAAAGGGATTCGGGTCGTGATTACTGATGAATTTCGCAGTGCGGACGCACAGGATAGATTATTTGCCAAAGGGCGTACTGAACCAGGTGACGTTGTGACACATGCCAGAGGCGGGGAGTCATATCATAACTACGGGCTGGCAATTGATTTCGCCATTGCGTCACGTGAAAGCGGAAATTTGCTTTGGGATATGGATTACGATGGGAATGGAAATAGCCGGAGCGACTGGAAGGAAGTCGTTGCAATTGCCAAAACACTCGGATTTGAGTGGGGCGGAGATTGGAAGCAGTTCAAGGACTATCCTCATCTGCAGATGACTTATGGACTCACAATCAATGATTTGCAAACTGGATTAAGGCCTTCAATAAACGGCCAGCCAACTCAAGTGTCAATGAGAAATAAGATATATAAATTTTTTCGTAATATCGCAAGTATTTAA
- a CDS encoding general stress protein, translated as MAKKVLGVYRTSDEVITAIEKLRSQGSSIKSLSVLANTRNIPSYVQNETGVPSEEFTVEVDNDKDHQYFIDSLVSAFEGNVNTGESNRSFYDRFVEFGIDEEAAREYEKDIFAGRILLLSDTTTTG; from the coding sequence ATGGCTAAAAAAGTATTAGGGGTTTATCGTACTAGTGATGAAGTTATTACTGCAATTGAGAAGCTACGAAGCCAAGGCTCCTCAATTAAGAGCTTATCCGTTTTAGCAAACACCCGAAATATCCCTTCTTATGTTCAAAATGAAACAGGGGTACCTTCAGAAGAGTTTACTGTTGAAGTAGACAACGATAAGGATCACCAATATTTTATCGACAGCCTTGTATCGGCATTTGAAGGCAATGTAAATACGGGTGAATCAAACCGTTCCTTTTATGATCGTTTTGTGGAATTCGGAATTGATGAAGAGGCAGCGCGTGAGTATGAAAAGGATATTTTTGCTGGCCGAATCCTTCTTCTGTCCGACACCACAACGACGGGTTGA
- the dltC gene encoding D-alanine--poly(phosphoribitol) ligase subunit 2 translates to MEFKKEILDLLAEICQDDVVKENPDIDLFENALLDSFGTVELLVQVEERFGITVPITEFDRDVWNTPNNIAQQLADFK, encoded by the coding sequence ATGGAATTTAAAAAAGAAATCTTAGATCTATTAGCAGAAATTTGCCAGGACGATGTGGTAAAGGAAAATCCAGATATTGATTTGTTCGAAAACGCCCTGCTTGATTCTTTTGGGACGGTAGAGCTTCTTGTACAAGTGGAGGAACGCTTTGGAATTACCGTTCCGATTACCGAATTCGATCGCGATGTTTGGAACACTCCAAACAATATCGCCCAGCAGTTGGCTGATTTCAAATGA